A genomic region of Streptomyces sp. R33 contains the following coding sequences:
- a CDS encoding uroporphyrinogen-III synthase, producing MDDTHTGTAPTAGPLAGFTVGVTAARRADELIALLRRRGATVLHAPALRIVPLADDSELLAATKELIDCAPDTVVATTAIGFRGWIEAADGWGIGEELLARLRAAELLARGPKVKGAVRAAGLVETWSPESESLAEVLDRMLTAGVAGRRIALQLHGEPLPGFVEALRAGGAEVVVVPVYRWMAPEDLGPLDRLLDAVACGGVDAVSFTSAPAAASLLSRAEQRGMAEAVLAGLRGDVLSACVGPVTALPLQARGVDTVQPERFRLGPLVQLLCQELPGRARVLPVAGHRMEIRGHGVLLDAELRPVPPAGMALLRALARRPGWVVARPELLRVLPGAGRDEHAVETAMARLRGALGVPNLIQTVVKRGYRLALDAGECASGSAG from the coding sequence ATGGACGACACGCACACCGGCACCGCCCCGACGGCGGGCCCGCTGGCGGGATTCACCGTGGGAGTCACCGCAGCCCGGCGGGCGGACGAGCTGATCGCCCTGCTGCGCCGGCGGGGCGCCACGGTCCTGCACGCCCCGGCCCTGCGGATCGTGCCGCTGGCCGACGACAGCGAACTGCTCGCCGCCACGAAGGAACTGATCGACTGCGCACCGGACACGGTGGTCGCCACCACCGCGATCGGATTCCGCGGCTGGATCGAGGCCGCCGACGGGTGGGGCATCGGCGAGGAGCTGCTCGCGCGGCTGCGGGCCGCCGAACTGCTCGCGCGCGGACCGAAGGTGAAGGGCGCCGTCCGGGCCGCCGGGCTGGTGGAGACCTGGTCCCCGGAATCGGAGTCCCTCGCCGAGGTGCTCGACCGGATGCTCACCGCCGGGGTCGCCGGGCGGCGCATCGCGCTCCAGCTGCACGGGGAACCGCTGCCCGGGTTCGTCGAGGCGCTGCGGGCCGGCGGGGCCGAAGTGGTCGTGGTCCCGGTGTACCGGTGGATGGCCCCGGAGGACCTCGGGCCGCTGGACCGGCTGCTGGACGCGGTGGCCTGCGGCGGGGTCGACGCGGTGAGCTTCACCTCGGCTCCGGCGGCCGCCTCGCTGCTGTCCCGGGCGGAGCAGCGGGGGATGGCGGAGGCCGTGCTCGCGGGGCTGCGGGGGGACGTGCTGTCGGCGTGCGTGGGGCCGGTGACCGCGCTGCCGCTGCAGGCGCGCGGCGTGGACACCGTGCAGCCGGAGCGGTTCCGGCTGGGCCCGCTCGTGCAGCTGCTGTGCCAGGAGCTGCCGGGGCGCGCCCGGGTACTGCCGGTGGCGGGGCACCGGATGGAGATCCGGGGGCACGGGGTGCTCCTGGACGCGGAGCTGCGGCCGGTGCCGCCGGCGGGGATGGCCCTGCTGCGGGCGCTGGCGCGCAGGCCTGGGTGGGTGGTGGCGCGGCCGGAGCTGCTGCGGGTGCTGCCGGGGGCGGGGCGGGACGAGCACGCCGTGGAGACGGCGATGGCGCGGTTGCGGGGGGCGCTGGGCGTGCCGAATCTGATCCAGACGGTGGTGAAGAGGGGGTACCGGTTGGCGCTGGACGCGGGTGAGTGCGCCAGTGGCTCCGCCGGTTGA
- a CDS encoding GNAT family N-acetyltransferase yields the protein MIIDGVEMRGVEVGDAGGLADVLARNRAYMAPFEPWRSEVFFTKEGQVARIEALLAERDGGRLAPYVLVEAATGAPVGTINLGSISLGPFRSGGVGYWVDQAWAGKGLATAALEEVCRIARDEIGLHRVEAGTLVDNVASQRVLAKAGFEQYGLAPRYLHINGAWRDHRLFQRILHDDPPL from the coding sequence ATGATCATTGACGGGGTGGAGATGCGGGGCGTCGAGGTCGGGGACGCCGGGGGGCTGGCCGATGTGCTGGCGCGGAACCGGGCGTACATGGCGCCCTTCGAGCCGTGGCGGTCCGAGGTGTTCTTCACCAAGGAGGGCCAGGTCGCCCGGATCGAGGCGCTGCTCGCCGAGCGCGACGGCGGTCGCCTCGCGCCGTACGTGCTCGTCGAGGCCGCCACCGGCGCGCCCGTCGGGACGATCAACCTCGGCAGCATCTCCCTCGGGCCCTTCCGCAGCGGCGGCGTCGGCTACTGGGTCGACCAGGCCTGGGCCGGCAAGGGGCTGGCCACCGCCGCCCTGGAGGAGGTCTGCCGGATCGCCCGCGACGAGATCGGGCTGCACCGCGTCGAGGCCGGGACCCTGGTCGACAACGTGGCGTCGCAGCGCGTCCTGGCCAAGGCCGGGTTCGAGCAGTACGGCCTCGCGCCCCGCTACCTGCACATCAACGGCGCCTGGCGCGACCACCGCCTCTTCCAGCGCATCCTGCACGACGACCCGCCGCTCTAG